From the genome of Mycoplasma putrefaciens KS1, one region includes:
- the trxA gene encoding thioredoxin, with protein MSEMIKITNEEQFREEIKSGKVLIDFNATWCGPCRMLMPLVHDLASKTNDVKFLDVDVDINPEIAREYQVMSIPMLAILENGKLINKHVGFASPEQLKNLIK; from the coding sequence ATGTCAGAAATGATTAAAATCACTAACGAAGAACAATTTAGAGAAGAGATCAAATCAGGTAAAGTATTAATTGATTTTAACGCTACTTGATGTGGTCCATGTAGAATGTTGATGCCGTTAGTTCATGACTTAGCTTCAAAAACTAATGATGTTAAATTTTTAGATGTTGATGTTGATATTAATCCAGAGATTGCTAGAGAATATCAAGTTATGTCAATTCCTATGTTAGCAATTTTAGAAAATGGTAAATTAATTAATAAACATGTTGGATTTGCAAGTCCTGAACAATTGAAAAACTTAATAAAATAA
- the rpsJ gene encoding 30S ribosomal protein S10, whose translation MAEQKMRIKLKGYDHAIVDQSIAKIIQAAEGTGAKVRGPIPLPTEKQIITILRSVHIYKYSREQFEMRTHKRLLEILNPTPATMDVLKRVQLPSGVDIEIKL comes from the coding sequence ATGGCAGAACAAAAAATGAGAATTAAATTAAAAGGTTATGATCACGCTATTGTTGATCAAAGCATTGCAAAAATAATTCAAGCTGCTGAAGGTACTGGTGCTAAAGTTCGTGGACCAATTCCATTACCAACAGAAAAACAAATTATTACTATTTTAAGATCTGTTCACATTTACAAATACTCAAGAGAACAATTTGAAATGAGAACCCACAAAAGATTATTAGAAATCTTAAACCCAACACCAGCTACAATGGATGTTTTAAAAAGAGTTCAACTACCAAGTGGTGTAGACATCGAAATCAAATTATAA
- the potB gene encoding spermidine/putrescine ABC transporter permease produces MMTKNKKDLETKGFNQEELAEAIDEQKVQIKRENFRLKIKEVNNYFAKTKVFNFTKSTVWPILLPFFIVMSFLVILPLILIVVYAFVQPSDGIKMFEISINKFIRLFTDNDLMISLLLSIGYAIVAGMLCVVLGYPIALIMAKMRSKILARNMWVIVTLPMWISMLLKVLGLRSLFYLLASSAIGTPIAMIIGMTYMFIPFAIAPIYDSLESRRIDLEEAAQDLGCSNFKTFWTVTLRSSMPGVLTAFSLVLVQAATSLIVVHYMGDGKINLITAAIESYFFQGSDFGFGAAISVVLAIIVFIVMLVMKLLSNKFESKEGKKKWKNS; encoded by the coding sequence CTGATGACTAAAAACAAAAAAGATCTTGAAACTAAAGGTTTTAATCAAGAAGAATTAGCAGAAGCTATCGATGAACAAAAAGTACAAATTAAACGTGAAAATTTTAGATTAAAAATTAAAGAAGTTAATAATTACTTTGCAAAAACAAAGGTATTTAATTTTACAAAATCAACAGTTTGACCGATATTGCTACCATTTTTTATAGTAATGTCATTTTTAGTAATACTTCCCTTAATTTTGATTGTGGTTTATGCTTTTGTTCAACCTTCAGATGGCATTAAAATGTTTGAAATCTCAATTAATAAGTTTATTAGGTTATTTACTGATAATGATTTGATGATTTCATTGTTACTTTCAATTGGATATGCTATTGTTGCTGGAATGTTATGTGTTGTTTTAGGTTATCCGATTGCACTAATTATGGCTAAAATGAGATCTAAAATTTTAGCAAGAAACATGTGAGTAATTGTGACATTACCGATGTGAATTTCAATGTTATTAAAAGTCTTAGGACTTAGATCTTTATTTTACTTACTAGCAAGTTCGGCTATTGGAACACCAATTGCTATGATTATTGGTATGACTTATATGTTTATACCTTTTGCAATCGCTCCAATTTATGATTCACTAGAATCTCGAAGAATTGATTTAGAAGAAGCAGCTCAAGATTTAGGTTGTTCAAATTTTAAAACTTTTTGAACAGTAACATTGCGTTCATCAATGCCTGGAGTTTTAACTGCTTTTAGTCTAGTGTTAGTTCAAGCAGCAACAAGTTTGATCGTAGTTCATTATATGGGTGATGGAAAAATTAATTTAATTACTGCAGCAATTGAATCATATTTCTTTCAAGGAAGTGACTTTGGATTTGGTGCAGCAATTTCAGTAGTTTTAGCAATCATTGTCTTTATTGTGATGTTAGTTATGAAATTATTAAGCAATAAATTTGAATCTAAGGAGGGTAAAAAGAAGTGAAAAAATTCTTAA
- a CDS encoding aminotransferase class I/II-fold pyridoxal phosphate-dependent enzyme, with amino-acid sequence MKNDLNSNPDFNNFDTLKIDLRKQTKERRWDDTFLRSAYKLDNYHKVLNCSIADTDFATPTYISDEIIKRAQKNSYSYTFTFDESIDAITNWYQKLHNISLQAEWIKLGFGTVNAMHQAVIAMTKQKDAILLQSPLYKPLEKSILANNRKLIENKLIFDNKTFKIDFDDFEKQIKTHNIKIFMLCNPHNPGGVQWSDQELKKMIKICEDNNVFIFADEVHGDLFLKNKQHLSLLRFKVKNDFYMVASSPNKLFNLAGLQGSFVITKNKHVYQKLVEAYTKSGLGLPNVFSQQAMITAYTKPEVFQWVQ; translated from the coding sequence ATGAAAAACGATTTAAATTCTAATCCAGATTTTAATAATTTTGATACTCTTAAAATTGATCTTAGAAAACAAACTAAAGAACGTAGATGAGATGATACTTTTTTAAGATCAGCCTATAAATTAGATAATTATCATAAAGTATTAAATTGTTCTATTGCTGATACTGATTTTGCAACACCAACATACATTTCAGATGAAATTATTAAAAGAGCTCAAAAAAATAGTTATAGTTACACATTCACATTTGATGAATCAATTGATGCAATTACTAACTGATATCAAAAACTACATAATATTTCATTACAAGCAGAATGAATTAAACTAGGTTTTGGAACAGTTAATGCTATGCATCAGGCTGTTATTGCTATGACTAAACAAAAAGATGCCATTTTACTTCAATCACCACTATATAAACCACTTGAAAAAAGCATTCTAGCAAACAACAGAAAGCTGATTGAAAACAAATTAATTTTTGACAATAAAACTTTTAAAATTGATTTTGATGATTTTGAAAAGCAAATTAAAACACATAACATCAAAATATTTATGCTTTGTAATCCACACAACCCAGGTGGAGTTCAATGATCAGATCAAGAACTTAAAAAAATGATTAAAATTTGTGAAGACAACAACGTCTTTATCTTTGCTGATGAAGTTCACGGAGATTTATTTTTAAAAAATAAACAACACTTATCCCTACTAAGATTTAAGGTTAAAAATGATTTTTACATGGTTGCTTCTTCACCAAATAAATTGTTTAACTTAGCTGGATTGCAAGGTTCATTTGTTATTACTAAAAATAAGCATGTTTATCAAAAATTAGTTGAAGCTTACACTAAAAGTGGTCTAGGTTTACCAAATGTTTTTTCTCAACAAGCTATGATTACAGCTTATACTAAACCTGAAGTTTTTCAATGAGTGCAATAA
- the rplC gene encoding 50S ribosomal protein L3, which yields MKGILGRKVEMTQVFTESGKLVPVTVVEVLPNTVLQVKTQETDGYTAVQLGIVDKRVNLVNKPELGHFKKSNSAPKRFVKEIRNMTGYELGQVITASDIFVSGEYVDVTGITKGKGFAGGIKRHNYSRGPMAHGSGYHRGIGSMGAIINRIFKSKKMPGHMGHAKRTIQNLEIIAIDADNNLMLIKGSIPGPKKGFIQIKQNIKGLENKKAVELLNRNKKVEAEPQA from the coding sequence ATGAAAGGAATCTTAGGACGTAAAGTAGAAATGACTCAAGTTTTTACTGAATCAGGTAAATTAGTACCAGTTACAGTAGTTGAGGTTCTACCAAATACAGTTTTACAAGTTAAAACACAAGAAACTGATGGATATACAGCTGTTCAATTAGGAATTGTTGATAAAAGAGTTAACTTAGTAAATAAACCTGAATTAGGTCACTTTAAAAAATCTAACTCAGCTCCTAAGCGCTTCGTAAAAGAAATCAGAAACATGACTGGATATGAACTAGGTCAAGTTATTACTGCTAGTGATATATTTGTTTCTGGCGAATACGTTGATGTTACAGGAATTACTAAAGGTAAAGGATTTGCTGGAGGAATTAAAAGACATAATTACTCACGTGGGCCAATGGCGCATGGTTCAGGATATCACCGTGGAATTGGATCAATGGGAGCAATCATTAACCGCATCTTTAAATCTAAAAAAATGCCAGGTCATATGGGGCATGCTAAAAGAACTATCCAAAACTTAGAAATTATTGCAATTGATGCAGATAATAACTTAATGTTAATTAAAGGATCAATTCCAGGACCGAAAAAAGGATTTATACAAATCAAACAAAACATTAAAGGATTAGAAAATAAAAAAGCAGTTGAGCTATTAAATAGAAATAAAAAAGTTGAAGCAGAACCACAAGCTTAG
- a CDS encoding Cof-type HAD-IIB family hydrolase, whose amino-acid sequence MYKMIAIDLDGTVFSHGYGVHPLTLQALKRAQEKGMVIVIATGRNSKTTKPVAEKLGLLNSGIPFVGLNGGQVFSYEHDGTVNIRYTKHFTKKESEEIFNLAMQHKAQVFAYSVDENVAYKSKGFSFFALWMKKRVKRVVKVYDPKKELDVVMAKYICFGNRKDMKKLRQEIEKRGYSIYSFSYFTNSKENVEINPKSVNKGYGLEYVAKELQIKPQEIIFFGDGENDIEALKFAGKGVVMKNHGRENVRQAADDITELVATDGGVGDYLYKHVLKEPIPDQFKNKCK is encoded by the coding sequence ATGTATAAAATGATTGCAATTGATTTAGATGGTACAGTTTTTTCACACGGATATGGTGTTCATCCTTTAACTTTACAAGCACTAAAAAGAGCACAAGAAAAAGGTATGGTGATTGTAATTGCAACAGGAAGAAATTCAAAAACTACAAAACCGGTTGCTGAAAAATTGGGCTTATTAAATTCAGGTATTCCTTTTGTGGGCTTAAATGGTGGACAAGTTTTTAGTTATGAACATGATGGAACTGTTAATATTAGATATACCAAACATTTTACTAAAAAAGAAAGTGAAGAAATTTTTAATTTAGCAATGCAACATAAAGCACAAGTTTTTGCTTATAGTGTTGATGAAAATGTTGCTTATAAAAGTAAAGGGTTTTCGTTTTTTGCACTTTGAATGAAAAAACGCGTCAAAAGAGTTGTTAAAGTTTATGATCCAAAAAAAGAACTTGATGTTGTTATGGCTAAATACATTTGTTTTGGTAATCGTAAAGATATGAAAAAACTACGTCAAGAAATTGAAAAAAGAGGTTATAGTATTTATTCATTTAGTTATTTTACTAATTCAAAAGAAAACGTTGAAATTAATCCTAAATCAGTTAATAAAGGTTATGGATTAGAATATGTTGCTAAAGAATTACAAATTAAACCTCAAGAAATTATTTTTTTTGGCGATGGAGAAAACGACATTGAGGCTTTAAAATTTGCTGGAAAAGGTGTTGTTATGAAAAATCATGGCCGAGAAAATGTTAGACAAGCTGCTGATGATATCACTGAATTAGTTGCAACAGATGGAGGGGTAGGAGATTATCTTTATAAGCATGTTTTAAAAGAACCTATTCCTGATCAATTTAAAAATAAGTGTAAATAA
- a CDS encoding RidA family protein, with the protein MKIIHTDNAPKAIGPYSQAIQICNGTLYLSGQLGLDAQTMQLPASIEQQTKNALKNIDAILNQAGYSKNDVVKTLVLLKDINDFTKVNEIYARYFQDHKPARSTFQVAGLPKDASIEIEVIAYKKESNCLLK; encoded by the coding sequence ATGAAAATAATTCATACTGATAATGCACCTAAAGCAATAGGACCATACTCTCAAGCAATACAAATTTGTAATGGCACATTATACTTATCAGGTCAACTAGGACTAGATGCACAAACGATGCAATTACCAGCAAGTATTGAACAACAAACAAAAAATGCCTTAAAAAATATTGATGCCATTTTAAATCAAGCAGGTTATAGTAAAAATGATGTTGTTAAAACCTTGGTTTTATTAAAAGATATTAATGATTTTACAAAAGTTAATGAAATTTATGCACGATATTTTCAGGATCATAAACCAGCTAGAAGTACTTTTCAAGTTGCAGGTTTGCCAAAAGATGCTAGTATCGAAATTGAAGTTATCGCTTATAAAAAAGAAAGTAATTGTTTATTAAAATAA
- the rplW gene encoding 50S ribosomal protein L23, with amino-acid sequence MHLTEVIKKPVLTEKSFLGHENGVYTFLVDKKANKVQIKKTFEEIFEVKVASVRTMNYDGKDKRVGRFVGKTNSFKKAIITLKAGEKLEVLNDLAQ; translated from the coding sequence ATGCACTTAACAGAAGTTATTAAAAAACCTGTTCTAACAGAAAAGTCATTTCTAGGTCATGAAAATGGTGTGTATACTTTCTTAGTTGATAAAAAAGCTAATAAAGTGCAAATCAAAAAAACTTTTGAAGAAATCTTTGAAGTTAAAGTAGCATCAGTTAGAACTATGAACTATGACGGAAAAGATAAAAGAGTAGGAAGATTTGTTGGAAAAACAAATTCATTTAAAAAAGCAATCATCACTTTAAAAGCTGGTGAAAAATTAGAAGTCTTAAATGACTTAGCACAATAA
- a CDS encoding HAD family hydrolase: MKNKNFIVFSDLDGTLLYDDHKFSDKTIKVVNDLYDNGIYFVLATARTFKDLKEKASMLGIDKKGGIIAASNGAQIYDFKTNTFIVNEFLPTEIIKEIFDRYYNKFFAKLNFYSADSSYVFAEGKSSKFWAETMGLRYVVVDSADQIDEPITHLYIVTNNKATDEEKFNEYKYLIDKYSQHYKVDSYSNNRVFDISVKGIDKGSIVKKVKDYLNLDDKTHSYGFGDGPNDVSLLKACDTGVAMKNAILELKEIADDVSEFANDQDGVANYIYDKIIVGQ; encoded by the coding sequence ATGAAAAATAAGAATTTTATAGTATTTTCTGATCTAGACGGAACACTATTATATGATGATCATAAGTTTTCAGACAAAACAATTAAGGTTGTAAATGATCTATATGATAATGGAATTTATTTTGTTTTAGCTACTGCAAGAACTTTTAAGGATTTAAAAGAAAAAGCAAGTATGTTGGGAATTGATAAAAAAGGTGGAATCATTGCTGCAAGTAATGGTGCTCAAATATATGACTTTAAGACAAATACTTTTATTGTTAATGAATTCCTACCAACTGAAATTATTAAAGAAATTTTTGATAGATACTATAACAAGTTTTTTGCTAAGCTTAACTTTTATTCAGCAGATTCTTCATATGTTTTTGCCGAGGGAAAAAGCAGTAAATTTTGAGCAGAAACTATGGGATTAAGATATGTGGTTGTTGATTCAGCAGATCAAATTGATGAACCAATTACTCATTTATATATTGTTACAAATAATAAAGCAACTGATGAAGAAAAATTTAATGAATATAAATATTTAATCGATAAATATTCTCAACATTATAAAGTAGATAGTTATAGTAATAATAGAGTTTTTGATATATCTGTTAAAGGTATTGATAAAGGATCAATTGTTAAAAAAGTTAAAGATTATTTAAATTTAGATGACAAAACACACTCTTATGGATTTGGTGATGGACCTAATGATGTGTCATTACTAAAAGCCTGTGATACTGGTGTGGCTATGAAAAATGCTATTCTTGAACTTAAAGAAATTGCCGATGATGTTAGCGAATTTGCCAATGACCAGGATGGTGTTGCTAATTATATTTATGATAAAATTATTGTTGGTCAATAG
- the rplB gene encoding 50S ribosomal protein L2, translating into MAIKKYKPTTNGRRNMTTIDYSKILTKTEPEKSLVVSKNSKAGRNNRGLITTRHKGGGHKQKYRVIDFKRNKRDVVGKIASIEYDPNRNAFICLVNYLDGEKRYVLFAKGMEVGMKIIASETADIKIGNAAPLKNIPEGTLVHNVELKPGKGGQIARSAGSSVQILGKDEDGKYVTLRLSSGEVRKVLAECYATIGEVGNEEYNLVNWGKAGRNRWRGIRPTVRGSVMNPNDHPHGGGEGRTPIGRKSPVTPWGKPALGVKTRNTKKASEKLIVRKRNKK; encoded by the coding sequence ATGGCAATTAAGAAATATAAACCAACAACTAATGGTCGTAGAAATATGACTACTATTGATTATTCAAAAATTCTTACTAAAACTGAACCAGAAAAATCATTAGTTGTTTCTAAAAATTCTAAAGCCGGAAGAAATAACCGTGGATTAATTACAACTCGCCATAAAGGTGGAGGACATAAACAAAAATACCGTGTTATTGACTTTAAAAGAAATAAAAGAGATGTTGTTGGAAAAATAGCATCAATTGAATATGATCCAAATAGAAATGCCTTCATTTGTTTAGTAAATTATCTTGATGGAGAAAAACGTTATGTGTTATTTGCTAAAGGAATGGAAGTAGGAATGAAGATTATTGCTTCAGAAACTGCTGATATTAAAATTGGAAATGCTGCTCCACTAAAAAATATTCCTGAAGGTACTTTAGTTCATAATGTTGAATTAAAACCTGGAAAAGGTGGACAAATTGCAAGAAGTGCTGGTTCATCAGTTCAAATTCTAGGAAAAGATGAAGATGGAAAATATGTAACTTTACGTTTATCATCAGGTGAAGTTAGAAAAGTTTTAGCTGAATGTTATGCTACTATCGGTGAAGTAGGAAACGAAGAATACAATTTAGTTAACTGAGGAAAAGCGGGACGTAATCGTTGAAGAGGAATTCGTCCCACAGTTAGAGGTTCAGTAATGAACCCTAACGATCACCCACATGGAGGAGGAGAAGGACGTACTCCAATTGGTCGTAAATCTCCAGTTACTCCATGAGGTAAACCAGCTTTAGGTGTTAAAACAAGAAATACTAAAAAAGCTTCAGAAAAACTAATTGTAAGAAAGCGTAATAAAAAATAG
- the potCD gene encoding spermidine/putrescine ABC transporter permease/substrate-binding protein, whose protein sequence is MKKFLKNTYFAIIILFIYAPIITMIIFSFNNGETTDSWSEFSLKNYTLLLSNSPFLNSIITTLFVAIISTVVSVIIGTLAAIGLSKTKKVTRNKWYSIANIPLVNADVVTAVSLMIVFLLSGLKFGVITLIMAHISFNVPYVLVTVMPRLRKIDPSLIEASYDLGAKNRQVMFKVMIPILKPAIITASAIAFAMSFDDFIISYFTGGDQTNISTFIYSAKKVRPFIFAFGTILVGVIAFSVIIWNAVVIYKQNKAETRQKLQNDLYKAKQLTNLNQELEDLTKTLQSKTIVKKRLKINLWLKYFVLKFKLFIFKINNYDKKISKLQWKQYKLKSKIGKEKRYQTRLKKANKKLTQLNKQLAKTTDIKKAAKLTLQIENLTEKIEFLEDQVQVVEERQEATALKIKKLKQKVKALKNDLKNEKDPSKKLVEWYQNKINYFNEWIIELEEGKDHYNLRIVVEKLHELQDVRKNKIVELNDKINAVLSEIYLTVSITKQLDAQIDQASDLETKIKLEDLKAQKLNKFNLIYADKINKKQQQIEKINNHILKLKNKLFIQAEAKTHSKSFLAKSWKTLLVSLVGIGAFCGLTTAYILNNTYDLIVANWGEYIDTDIIRNFQQQTKKRISYQTYDSNENLYNKIQTVEYDLMVPSDYMIQRLVNDGKLQKIDYSRLNVWAEFDSAKGSKVKINENNKSGKQQIHSSLLSVMAKSEVKPPEDPNEEEQSKNHSGILNTNSIVDFAVPYLWGDLSIIVNPTEENKNFLKQQDVKFDDSTGEIENSTLSWEILETAANANKKVVLNNDPKNVFQIGAQIVYQKPNLESEREVNKVADRIRGLIQNSNVSLNGDDLISKATNRHFDFAVMYNGDAATANKDWNNEHEDEQVKFIFGRPNKEVNTNNNGKRYQTTNIYSDSIVISKTAKNLDLAYEFINFLYENSADITSYVGQASPSVETDEKMTKKDEGEYADFKKLYLPITAQEKNDTGKNKEFKTNNNERLAFTYNGKIDEHLVNLYTKIVAGKR, encoded by the coding sequence GTGAAAAAATTCTTAAAAAATACTTATTTTGCAATCATTATTTTATTTATTTATGCCCCTATCATTACAATGATTATTTTTTCATTTAATAACGGAGAAACTACTGATTCTTGATCAGAATTTTCATTGAAAAACTACACATTATTGCTTTCAAATTCACCATTTTTAAATTCGATTATTACTACTTTATTTGTAGCAATTATTTCCACAGTTGTTTCAGTTATTATTGGAACTTTAGCTGCAATTGGGTTAAGTAAGACTAAAAAAGTTACCAGAAATAAGTGATACTCAATTGCAAACATTCCTTTGGTTAATGCTGATGTAGTAACTGCAGTTTCATTAATGATTGTCTTTTTATTAAGTGGCTTAAAATTTGGAGTTATTACTTTAATTATGGCTCATATTTCATTTAACGTACCATATGTACTAGTGACAGTGATGCCTAGATTAAGAAAAATTGATCCTAGTTTAATTGAAGCTAGTTATGATTTGGGAGCAAAGAATCGTCAAGTAATGTTTAAAGTGATGATTCCAATTTTAAAACCAGCGATTATTACTGCTAGTGCAATTGCTTTTGCGATGAGTTTTGATGATTTTATCATTTCTTATTTTACAGGTGGAGATCAAACCAATATCTCAACTTTTATTTATTCAGCTAAAAAAGTTAGACCGTTTATCTTTGCTTTTGGAACTATTTTAGTTGGCGTGATTGCTTTTTCAGTGATTATCTGAAATGCTGTTGTTATTTACAAACAAAATAAAGCTGAAACCCGCCAAAAATTACAAAATGATCTTTACAAAGCAAAACAATTAACTAATTTAAATCAAGAACTAGAAGATTTAACCAAAACTTTACAATCTAAAACAATTGTTAAGAAACGTTTAAAAATTAATTTATGATTAAAATACTTTGTTTTAAAATTTAAATTATTTATTTTTAAAATTAATAATTATGATAAAAAGATTTCTAAATTACAATGAAAACAATATAAATTAAAATCTAAAATAGGTAAAGAAAAAAGATATCAAACTAGACTAAAAAAAGCAAATAAAAAACTAACCCAACTAAACAAACAATTAGCAAAAACTACTGATATTAAAAAGGCAGCTAAACTAACTTTACAAATTGAAAATCTAACTGAAAAAATTGAGTTTTTAGAAGATCAAGTACAAGTTGTTGAAGAGCGTCAAGAAGCTACTGCTTTAAAAATTAAAAAACTTAAACAAAAAGTTAAAGCTTTAAAAAATGATTTAAAAAATGAAAAAGACCCATCTAAAAAACTTGTAGAATGATATCAAAATAAAATTAATTATTTTAATGAATGAATCATTGAACTTGAAGAAGGAAAAGATCATTACAATCTAAGAATAGTAGTTGAAAAACTACACGAACTACAAGATGTTAGAAAAAATAAAATTGTTGAATTAAATGACAAAATTAATGCTGTTTTATCTGAAATTTATCTTACAGTTTCAATTACTAAACAACTTGATGCTCAAATTGATCAAGCCAGTGATTTAGAAACTAAAATCAAACTAGAAGATTTAAAAGCCCAAAAATTAAACAAATTTAATTTGATATATGCAGATAAAATTAATAAAAAACAACAACAAATTGAAAAAATAAATAATCATATTTTGAAATTAAAAAACAAGTTGTTTATCCAAGCTGAAGCAAAAACTCACTCAAAATCATTTCTAGCTAAGTCATGAAAAACTCTTTTAGTTTCACTTGTTGGAATTGGAGCATTTTGTGGTTTAACTACTGCTTATATTTTAAATAATACTTATGATTTGATTGTTGCTAACTGAGGAGAATATATTGACACTGATATTATCCGAAATTTCCAACAACAAACTAAAAAAAGAATCAGTTATCAAACTTATGATTCTAATGAAAATTTATACAACAAAATTCAAACTGTTGAATACGATCTTATGGTTCCAAGTGACTATATGATTCAAAGATTAGTTAACGATGGTAAACTTCAAAAAATAGATTATTCTAGATTGAATGTATGAGCAGAATTTGATAGTGCAAAAGGTTCAAAAGTAAAAATTAATGAAAATAATAAGAGTGGTAAACAACAAATTCACTCATCATTATTATCAGTTATGGCTAAATCTGAAGTTAAACCTCCTGAAGATCCAAACGAAGAGGAACAATCAAAAAATCATTCAGGAATTTTAAACACCAATTCTATTGTTGATTTTGCTGTTCCTTATTTATGAGGAGATCTATCAATTATTGTTAATCCAACAGAAGAAAATAAGAATTTCTTGAAACAACAAGATGTCAAATTTGATGATTCAACTGGAGAGATTGAAAATAGTACATTATCATGAGAAATTCTAGAAACAGCAGCTAACGCAAATAAAAAAGTTGTTTTAAACAATGATCCAAAAAATGTCTTTCAAATTGGAGCTCAAATAGTTTATCAAAAACCTAACTTAGAATCTGAAAGAGAAGTAAATAAAGTAGCTGATCGTATTAGAGGTCTGATTCAAAACTCTAATGTTTCACTAAATGGTGATGATTTAATTAGTAAAGCAACTAACCGTCATTTTGATTTTGCTGTTATGTATAATGGTGACGCAGCAACTGCTAATAAAGATTGAAATAATGAACATGAAGATGAGCAAGTTAAATTCATTTTTGGAAGACCTAATAAAGAAGTTAATACTAATAATAATGGAAAAAGATATCAAACAACCAATATTTATTCTGATAGTATCGTGATTTCTAAAACTGCAAAAAATCTTGATTTAGCTTATGAATTTATTAATTTTTTATATGAAAATTCAGCTGATATTACTAGTTATGTTGGTCAAGCTTCACCTTCTGTTGAAACTGATGAAAAAATGACAAAAAAAGATGAAGGAGAATATGCAGACTTTAAAAAGCTGTACCTACCAATAACAGCTCAAGAAAAAAATGATACTGGTAAAAATAAAGAATTTAAAACAAATAATAATGAAAGATTAGCGTTTACTTACAATGGTAAAATTGATGAACATTTAGTTAATTTATACACAAAAATAGTTGCCGGAAAGAGATAG
- the rplD gene encoding 50S ribosomal protein L4 encodes MKIQVLNIKGNQVKEITLNDNVWGIEPHQQAIYDTVVAQQAALRQGTKKVKTRAEVSGGGRKPWKQKGTGRARQGSIRAPQWRGGGVVFGPTPNINYTKSVNKKVRALAFRSALSLKAKENNLVIVDKFEFSKPSTKEMVMVIKDLKIDDQKVLIVTKDKEQLVIKSANNISKVKTLAANQLNVYDLLNATKLLITEEAALAVEEVYA; translated from the coding sequence ATGAAAATACAAGTTTTAAATATTAAAGGTAATCAAGTTAAAGAAATTACTTTAAATGATAATGTATGAGGAATCGAACCTCACCAACAAGCTATTTATGATACTGTTGTTGCTCAACAAGCTGCTTTAAGACAAGGAACTAAAAAAGTTAAAACTCGTGCTGAAGTTTCTGGTGGAGGACGTAAACCTTGAAAACAAAAAGGTACAGGACGTGCTCGTCAAGGATCTATCAGAGCTCCACAATGAAGAGGAGGAGGAGTTGTGTTTGGTCCAACTCCAAATATCAACTACACAAAAAGTGTTAATAAAAAAGTTAGAGCATTAGCTTTTAGATCAGCACTATCATTAAAAGCTAAAGAAAATAATCTTGTAATTGTTGACAAATTTGAATTTTCTAAACCATCAACTAAAGAAATGGTGATGGTAATCAAAGATTTAAAAATTGATGATCAAAAAGTATTAATTGTTACTAAAGACAAAGAACAATTAGTAATTAAATCAGCAAACAACATTAGTAAAGTTAAAACATTAGCTGCTAACCAATTAAATGTTTATGACTTATTAAACGCAACTAAGTTGTTAATTACAGAAGAAGCTGCCCTAGCAGTTGAGGAGGTATACGCATAA
- a CDS encoding cold-shock protein, with amino-acid sequence MNTGIVKWFSKEKGFGFIISDSDKSNVFVHYKNININDLNYFDSGEKVTFVLAENKKGFEALNVSIK; translated from the coding sequence ATGAATACAGGCATTGTTAAATGATTTAGTAAAGAAAAAGGTTTTGGATTTATTATTAGTGATTCAGATAAAAGTAATGTTTTTGTACATTATAAAAATATCAACATTAATGATCTAAATTATTTTGATTCAGGAGAAAAAGTTACTTTTGTATTAGCTGAAAACAAAAAAGGTTTTGAAGCTTTAAATGTTTCTATTAAATAG